A region of Melitaea cinxia chromosome 15, ilMelCinx1.1, whole genome shotgun sequence DNA encodes the following proteins:
- the LOC123660220 gene encoding protein phosphatase 1 regulatory subunit 7-like: MADNQDASMANNELDMIHKMETTEDGRENNSSPPPPVTPPPGEESTQELIVVNENTEILDLNHGRIGKIENLEPLRNLERLYLRWNFIKKIEGLDTLSKLVELELYDNQIVVIENLDSLVNLEILDLSFNRIKEITGLENLLNLRKLYLSSNKITEIKNVNHFPKLETLELGDNRIREIKNLDGLKTLKELYLGKNKITKIQNLDDLSNLEILVLQSNRITKLENLEHLTNLEHLYVSENGLTTIENLENQVKLQTLDLAVNRITAIENVSHMSDLEELWLNDNQVSEWSSVDYLQQNKKLATIYLERNPIASDPAYRRKLKLTLPSLQQIDATLCR; encoded by the exons ATGGCAG ATAATCAAGATGCATCAATGGCCAACAACGAACTTGATATGATACACAAAATGGAAACAACTGAGGATGGGAGAGAGAACAACTCATCGCCTCCTCCACCAGTGACCCCCCCTCCAGGCGAGGAAAGCACCCAGGAGCTGATCGTGGTCAACGAAAACACTGAGATCCTCGACCTTAACCACGGCAGAATTGGAAAAATTGAAAACTTAGAGCCATTGAGAAATTTAGAAAG GTTATATCTGAGATGGAATTTTATAAAGAAGATTGAGGGTCTCGACACACTTTCTAAGTTGGTAGAGCTGGAACTCTACGACAATCAAATTGTTGTCATTGAGAATTTGGATAGTTTGGTCAATTTGGA GATCCTTGATCTGTCATTCAACAGAATTAAAGAAATCACTGGTTTAGAAAATCTTCTTAACTTACGAAAACTTTATTTAAGCTCAAATAAAATtaccgaaattaaaaatgttaatcatTTTCCAAAACTGGAGACACTTGAGCTGGGAGATAATCGTATAAGA gaaataaaaaaccttgatggattaaaaacattaaaagaaCTTTATctaggtaaaaataaaataactaaaattcaaAACCTGGATGACCTTTCAAATCTAGAAATACTTGTGCTTCAAAGTAATCGCATCACAAAATTAGAGAATCTCGAACATTTAACTAACTTGGAACATTTGTACGTCTCTGAGAATGGTCTGACTACTATAGAAAATCTAGAAAATCAAGTCAAACTACAGACATTAGATTTGGCTGTTAATAGAATTACAGCCATTGAAAATGTAAGCCATATGAGTGATTTGGAAGAATTATGG cTAAATGATAACCAAGTATCAGAATGGTCATCAGTCGATTATCTGCAACAGAATAAGAAGTTGGCAACTATATATTTAGAAAGGAATCCGATCGCCTCGGATCCCGCTTACCGACGAAAATTGAAACTCACTCTACCCTCACTGCAGCAAATTGATGCAACCTTGtgtagataa